The Oryzias latipes chromosome 1, ASM223467v1 genome contains a region encoding:
- the cbx8 gene encoding chromobox protein homolog 8 has product MELSAVGERVFAAESIIKRRIRKGRIEYLVKWKGWSPKYSTWEPEENILDSRLFAAFEQRERERELYGPKKRGPKPKTFLLKAHAKDKARSYDFRSEEVRGIHFPTAEPVVTPRAREGLRAVVPTIFPPSAVNRGESVCLPSLQQHSSVSLVHTPKKRGPKPRFSDPQLLKRRPEDQASPGSHKFTKIQGGEEASQVSVGHRHSENLGHGYKHHHHHHHHHSQSHGGCSGSFHKHLHRTNPDTHRTKISSGYLAPAHFKHHSTAAPPAAPPPVEKPYFMDRPSPTRLDDDFDEVTWRPCLSNVEKVLVTDVTSNFLTVTIKESSTSKGFFKEKR; this is encoded by the exons ATGGAGCTGTCTGCCGTCGGGGAGAGGGTGTTCGCCGCCGAGTCGATCATTAAACGCCGGATAAGGAAG GGTCGCATCGAATATCTTGTCAAATGGAAAGGATGGTCTCCCAA GTACAGCACTTGGGAGCCGGAGGAGAATATTTTGGACTCCCGCCTGTTTGCCGCGTTCGAACAGAG GGAGCGAGAAAGGGAGCTGTATGGGCCCAAAAAGAGAGGACCGAAACCCAAAACGTTTCTACTCAAG GCGCATGCCAAAGACAAAGCCAGGTCCTATGACTTCAGGAGCGAGGAGGTCCGAGGGATCCACTTCCCGACTGCGGAGCCGGTCGTCACCCCGAGAGCCCGAGAGGGCCTGAGAGCCGTGGTTCCTACCATCTTCCCCCCGAGCGCCGTCAACCGCGGCGAAAGCGTCTGCTTGCCGTCACTTCAGCAGCACAGCTCCGTTAGCCTCGTCCACACGCCCAAAAAACGGGGGCCCAAGCCCCGCTTTAGTGACCCCCAGCTGCTCAAGAGGAGGCCGGAGGACCAGGCCAGCCCTGGATCGCATAAATTCACCAAGATCCAGGGTGGGGAGGAGGCGAGTCAGGTCAGCGTGGGTCACAGACACTCAGAGAACCTCGGTCACGGCTATAAacaccaccatcaccaccaccaccaccactcgCAGAGCCATGGCGGTTGCAGCGGGAGCTTCCACAAACATCTCCACAGAACCAACCCAGACACTCACAGGACTAAGATCAGCTCCGGTTACTTGGCTCCCGCTCACTTCAAGCACCACTCCACGGCGGCGCCTCCTGCTGCGCCTCCCCCCGTGGAAAAGCCTTACTTTATGGACAGGCCCTCACCGACCCGGCTGGACGACGACTTCGACGAGGTGACGTGGAGGCCGTGTCTCAGCAACGTGGAAAAGGTCCTGGTGACGGACGTGACCTCCAACTTCCTGACGGTCACCATCAAGGAGAGCAGCACGTCCAAAGGCTTCTTCAAGGAGAAGAGATGA